From a single Natronocella acetinitrilica genomic region:
- a CDS encoding GNAT family N-acetyltransferase encodes MSRLRVEAAHLEDPANAAGVVSCLDAYAASDMGLGRPLTAAVKAELIPGLRRTPGAVVFLAWSGELAVGVAVCLMGYSTFNARPRLNVHDLAVIPARQGQGVGRGLLEAVIRHAEEQGCVAVTLEVRTDNDRAMGLYRSMGFGDGGEPMLFWKKEL; translated from the coding sequence ATGTCGCGACTCAGAGTGGAAGCCGCTCATCTTGAAGACCCGGCGAATGCAGCCGGTGTGGTGAGCTGCCTGGATGCCTATGCCGCCAGCGACATGGGCCTGGGGCGGCCTTTGACTGCAGCCGTGAAGGCTGAGCTGATCCCCGGATTGCGCCGGACACCCGGTGCCGTGGTTTTTCTTGCGTGGTCTGGCGAGTTGGCGGTAGGCGTCGCCGTCTGCCTGATGGGCTACTCCACCTTCAACGCACGACCGCGGCTCAATGTCCATGATCTGGCGGTCATCCCGGCGCGGCAGGGGCAGGGGGTGGGCCGGGGGCTACTGGAAGCGGTGATCCGGCACGCTGAGGAACAGGGTTGTGTCGCCGTCACGCTTGAGGTGCGCACGGATAACGACCGGGCCATGGGCCTTTATCGTTCCATGGGCTTTGGCGATGGAGGTGAGCCCATGCTCTTCTGGAAAAAGGAGCTTTAG
- a CDS encoding Rid family detoxifying hydrolase has protein sequence MKIAPFALSVVSAAVLATAIFAQAQAKEIHSTDALYPAVGPYSQMVQAGNMLFLSGVIPLNKEGNATQGDTIEEQTRLVLDYIGAKLESRGLGYEDVVMSNVFLQDLNHFGAMNAIYGEYFHTDPPARATVEVARLPRDVLIEIAVVAYISD, from the coding sequence ATGAAAATTGCGCCTTTCGCCCTATCCGTCGTATCAGCAGCGGTTCTCGCCACTGCCATTTTCGCTCAGGCCCAAGCCAAGGAAATCCACTCCACCGACGCTCTCTACCCTGCTGTGGGTCCCTACTCCCAGATGGTACAAGCCGGCAACATGCTGTTCCTTTCCGGCGTCATACCGCTCAACAAGGAAGGCAATGCAACTCAGGGAGATACGATCGAAGAGCAGACCCGTCTCGTCCTCGATTACATTGGTGCCAAGCTGGAGTCCCGGGGTCTCGGCTACGAAGACGTCGTGATGTCCAACGTGTTCCTTCAGGACCTCAACCACTTCGGCGCAATGAACGCCATTTATGGCGAATACTTCCACACAGACCCACCGGCTCGCGCCACGGTGGAAGTCGCCCGACTGCCCCGGGATGTGCTGATCGAAATCGCGGTGGTTGCCTACATCTCCGACTAA
- a CDS encoding aminotransferase class V-fold PLP-dependent enzyme, translating to MTVQHENNSGSSSKGQIDDSARRKFLQMIGAGTALAATGFHGSLLANPGLLNAAQRGGGGGPAVSPWRSDFILDRSRVFMNIGTAGSMPRKVVQAYNEANIEKARNSLNGYGNYADIRQRIAPGFGVGADECALSYNTTDGMCSAVLGIPWKEGDVIVTTNHEHPGGNSPMAVVAAKYGVEIRRVSLPVGPDVQPEEIVQLFQDKINEGGNVRALVWSSPTFLTGTMLPIRRLVDLAIQHGLISICDGAHLPGMMNYDYGALGVDFMSGAGHKWQCGPGATGILVVRNRVGPNNPLPLPAFFPVSSAGFGPSWVRGVELNATPNFDVAAVLCNIGSRNRPSLEALADACDMWDEIGRQEIEDYILGLSRHLKQSIADRWGRQALVAPDHPELLSALTAFNPFISSNGEVNPKNFNSSESGNFVSRLANDYGFIVRNTSVPVPGIPNQFPLRVSTHLWHSQREVDQFVDAAWQLANELS from the coding sequence ATGACAGTCCAACACGAGAATAATTCTGGCTCTTCCAGCAAGGGTCAGATCGATGATTCCGCTCGTCGCAAATTCCTGCAGATGATCGGTGCCGGTACCGCCCTGGCGGCCACCGGATTCCATGGATCGCTGCTGGCCAACCCGGGTCTGCTCAATGCTGCCCAACGTGGCGGCGGCGGCGGCCCGGCCGTGAGTCCATGGCGCAGCGACTTCATTCTGGATCGATCCCGGGTGTTCATGAACATCGGTACCGCGGGTTCCATGCCGCGCAAAGTGGTCCAGGCATACAACGAGGCCAACATTGAGAAGGCCAGGAACTCCCTGAACGGCTACGGGAACTATGCCGACATCCGGCAGCGCATTGCTCCAGGGTTTGGTGTAGGCGCTGACGAATGCGCCCTGTCGTATAACACCACCGACGGCATGTGCAGCGCCGTGCTGGGTATTCCATGGAAGGAAGGTGATGTCATCGTCACCACGAACCACGAGCATCCCGGCGGTAACTCGCCTATGGCCGTGGTCGCGGCCAAATACGGCGTCGAGATACGTCGCGTATCACTGCCGGTCGGGCCTGACGTACAACCTGAGGAGATCGTGCAGCTCTTCCAGGACAAAATCAACGAGGGCGGCAACGTGCGGGCCCTGGTGTGGTCAAGCCCCACCTTCCTGACCGGCACCATGCTGCCAATCCGCCGCCTGGTGGACCTGGCCATCCAGCACGGCCTGATCAGCATCTGCGACGGCGCCCACCTGCCTGGCATGATGAACTACGACTATGGCGCACTGGGTGTGGACTTCATGTCCGGCGCCGGCCACAAGTGGCAGTGCGGCCCGGGCGCCACGGGTATCCTGGTCGTGCGCAACAGGGTGGGGCCGAACAACCCGCTGCCCCTGCCCGCATTCTTCCCGGTGTCTTCCGCCGGATTCGGTCCCTCCTGGGTGCGAGGCGTGGAGCTGAACGCAACGCCCAACTTCGACGTGGCGGCCGTATTGTGTAACATCGGCAGCCGCAACAGGCCCTCCCTGGAAGCACTTGCGGATGCCTGCGACATGTGGGACGAAATCGGTCGTCAGGAGATCGAGGACTACATCCTTGGTCTGTCCCGGCACCTCAAGCAGAGCATCGCCGACCGCTGGGGTCGTCAGGCCTTGGTTGCCCCGGACCACCCGGAACTGCTCTCGGCTCTCACCGCCTTCAACCCGTTCATCAGCAGTAACGGAGAGGTCAACCCGAAGAACTTCAACTCGTCGGAATCTGGCAACTTCGTGAGCCGTCTGGCGAACGACTACGGGTTCATTGTCCGGAACACCAGTGTCCCGGTGCCCGGCATCCCGAATCAGTTCCCGCTGCGTGTCTCCACCCACCTCTGGCACAGCCAGCGGGAAGTGGATCAGTTCGTGGATGCAGCCTGGCAGTTGGCAAACGAGCTGAGCTGA
- a CDS encoding Lrp/AsnC family transcriptional regulator, giving the protein MVTAIILMTVDRKRINELAQELADIEGVSECYSVGGSYDLVALIRVRDTESLADLVTRQMAHLEGIEHTETLIAFQAHSRHDLENMFSVGL; this is encoded by the coding sequence ATGGTTACCGCCATCATTCTGATGACTGTCGATCGCAAGCGCATCAACGAGCTTGCCCAGGAACTCGCCGACATCGAAGGCGTTTCGGAGTGTTATTCAGTGGGCGGAAGCTATGATCTGGTCGCGCTGATCCGTGTTCGCGACACCGAGTCACTGGCAGATCTGGTCACCCGCCAGATGGCCCACCTGGAAGGCATCGAACACACGGAAACACTTATCGCTTTCCAGGCCCACTCCCGCCATGACCTGGAGAACATGTTTTCGGTGGGGCTGTAG
- the ccoN gene encoding cytochrome-c oxidase, cbb3-type subunit I: MDSAIKYNEKVVRQFAIMTVVWGVVGMGVGVLIAAQLIWPALNFDVPWLSYGRLRPLHTNAVIFAFGGSALFATAYWVVQRTCQTSLFAPKLASFTFWGWQTVIVLAAITLPLGITQGKEYAELEWPIALLIAVVWVSYAVVFFGTIVKRRVKHIYVANWFYGAFIIAVAVLHIVNNLAIPVGLTHSYPVYSGAVDAMVQWWYGHNAVGFFLTAGFLGMMYYFIPKQANRPIYSYRLSIVHFWALISIYMWAGPHHLHYTALPEWAQSLGMVFSLILLAPSWGGMINGIMTLSGAWHKLRTDPILKFLIVSLSFYGMATFEGPMMAIKTVNALSHYTDWTIGHVHAGALGWVAFITFGAMYALIPKLYGREEMHSVKAIELHFWIATIGVVLYIAAMWIAGVMQGLMWRAVNEDGTLTYTFIESLVATYPYYMVRLLGGILFFTGMLIMAWNVWMTTRTAPARETATVAAQEA; this comes from the coding sequence ATGGACTCTGCAATCAAGTACAACGAAAAAGTGGTACGCCAGTTCGCAATCATGACCGTCGTCTGGGGCGTGGTCGGCATGGGCGTGGGCGTGCTGATAGCCGCCCAGCTCATCTGGCCAGCGCTCAACTTCGACGTGCCCTGGCTCAGTTATGGGCGCCTGCGCCCGCTGCACACCAACGCCGTGATCTTCGCCTTTGGCGGAAGCGCCCTGTTCGCAACGGCCTACTGGGTTGTGCAGCGCACCTGCCAGACATCGCTGTTTGCACCGAAGCTTGCCTCCTTCACCTTCTGGGGCTGGCAAACGGTGATCGTGCTGGCGGCCATCACCCTGCCCCTGGGTATCACCCAGGGCAAGGAATACGCCGAACTCGAATGGCCCATCGCCCTGCTGATCGCGGTGGTCTGGGTGTCCTACGCAGTGGTGTTCTTCGGCACCATCGTCAAGCGCCGGGTCAAACACATCTACGTGGCCAACTGGTTCTACGGCGCATTCATCATCGCCGTCGCGGTTTTGCACATCGTCAACAACCTGGCCATTCCGGTGGGGCTGACCCACTCCTACCCGGTCTACTCCGGCGCCGTGGACGCCATGGTGCAGTGGTGGTACGGCCATAACGCGGTGGGCTTTTTCCTCACCGCCGGCTTCCTGGGGATGATGTACTACTTCATACCCAAGCAGGCCAACCGGCCGATCTACTCCTATCGCCTGTCCATCGTCCACTTCTGGGCGCTGATCTCGATCTACATGTGGGCCGGACCCCATCACCTGCACTACACGGCGCTGCCGGAGTGGGCGCAGTCCCTCGGCATGGTGTTCTCGCTCATCCTGCTGGCACCCAGCTGGGGCGGCATGATCAACGGCATCATGACCCTCTCCGGAGCCTGGCATAAGCTGCGCACCGATCCGATCCTGAAGTTTCTGATCGTCTCGCTGTCGTTCTACGGCATGGCCACCTTCGAAGGGCCGATGATGGCCATCAAGACAGTCAATGCCCTGTCCCACTACACCGACTGGACCATCGGCCACGTCCATGCCGGAGCCCTGGGCTGGGTGGCCTTCATCACCTTCGGCGCCATGTATGCGTTGATTCCCAAGCTCTACGGCCGAGAAGAGATGCACAGCGTCAAGGCTATCGAGCTGCATTTCTGGATCGCCACCATTGGCGTGGTGCTTTACATCGCCGCCATGTGGATCGCCGGGGTCATGCAGGGGCTGATGTGGCGTGCGGTCAACGAGGACGGGACGCTGACCTACACCTTCATCGAGTCCCTGGTGGCCACCTACCCCTACTACATGGTGCGACTGCTGGGCGGCATTCTCTTCTTCACCGGCATGCTCATCATGGCGTGGAACGTCTGGATGACCACCCGGACCGCACCAGCCCGGGAAACCGCCACCGTCGCGGCGCAGGAGGCCTGA